One region of Polynucleobacter sp. MWH-Aus1W21 genomic DNA includes:
- a CDS encoding ATP synthase subunit I, producing the protein MIPQKNQFSKVNEWDEPEEEVIRVYSKEEIIALQQNNAVRYRSLSPWKIVLAQVLITAISMLFWSIFGEPVGVSLYTQSAFLGGLISVLPTTLFLVRLELAKKSQILNPRSFLAALVSGEFIKIVVTLMLFVGIAYFVPGVLWVPLLVTYLLALKCVWLAWLWR; encoded by the coding sequence TTGATTCCTCAAAAAAATCAATTTTCTAAGGTAAATGAATGGGATGAGCCCGAAGAAGAAGTGATTCGGGTTTACAGCAAGGAAGAGATTATTGCGTTGCAGCAAAATAACGCTGTAAGGTACCGATCACTTTCTCCTTGGAAAATAGTTTTGGCTCAAGTGCTGATTACGGCTATCAGCATGTTGTTTTGGTCAATTTTTGGGGAGCCGGTAGGGGTAAGCCTTTATACTCAGTCGGCCTTTTTAGGTGGTTTAATTAGCGTCTTGCCTACAACCCTGTTTTTAGTGAGGTTGGAGTTGGCAAAAAAATCGCAAATATTGAATCCAAGAAGTTTTTTAGCAGCATTAGTTTCAGGCGAATTTATCAAAATCGTCGTAACTCTGATGCTGTTTGTTGGGATTGCGTATTTTGTCCCTGGCGTGCTTTGGGTCCCCCTGTTGGTGACTTACCTGCTTGCCTTGAAGTGTGTTTGGCTAGCGTGGTTGTGGCGCTAA